In one Diabrotica virgifera virgifera chromosome 5, PGI_DIABVI_V3a genomic region, the following are encoded:
- the LOC126885192 gene encoding uncharacterized protein LOC126885192, with the protein MNSAKRILKLALLQEAQEKNKDQNEQIDDLNDQIERCDQLESDAESEHELHDTDSEQSDCETVGDEFETVDELQPPEGEIFFNNTPIFRGKDKKTMWFKHAPKVYGRTKIQNLVVKIPGVKGIAREAKTPLECWKLFFPDDSIQEIVDYTNVYLGLMRKNYGRGRDCPDTNYDEIYALLGLLYLTGVKKSQDVDISELWTDDGTGPECFRSTMSYRRFYTLLRALRFDDHTDINIRMAQDNLAPIRKQFDGFVERCKENYQIGLYGTVDEMLEAFRGRCKFRKYIANKPAKYGIKIYALVDSTTFYTSNLEIYAGKQPDGPYRVDNSTISVVKRIIAPVLNTGRNITMNNYFTSISLVNNLILNHRTTVVGTLRSNEGEIPLEFVKIKERPIRSSMFAYSQKSVLVSYIPKKGKNVLLLSSLRHDDGAIDETTGKPEIISFYNVTKGAVDVVDEMKTLYSVSRVKCRWPLTIYFSMLDIGGINSHIVYKANNNKTEERRVFLKELALSLMKPHLINRLTIPHLPLSFRNSIAKIAKITLPNSSQPGPSDIQYCSFCPRRKNKRVKKNCNSCHRPICPQHSSYTCVMCVAANYEHMDID; encoded by the exons ATGAATAGTGCAAAGAGGATTTTAAAACTTGCCTTGTTGCAGGAAGCACAAGAGAAGAATAAAG ATCAAAATGAACAAATTGACGATCTCAATGACCAGATTGAAAGATGTGATCAACTAGAAAGTGACGCGGAAAGTGAACATGAATTACACGATACGGACAGCGAACAGTCTGATTGCGAGACAGTTGGAGATGAATTTGAGACAGTTGATGAGCTCCAGCCGCCTGAAGGTGAGATTTTTTTCAATAATACTCCAATATTCCGTGGAAAAGACAAGAAAACCATGTGGTTTAAACATGCTCCTAAAGTGTATGGCCGAACGAAGATCCAGAATCTAGTTGTCAAAATTCCAGGTGTAAAGGGTATAGCACGTGAAGCCAAGACACCCTTAGAATGTTGGAAACTCTTTTTCCCAGATGATTCTATTCAGGAAATTGTCGACTATACTAACGTCTATTTGGGGTTGATGAGGAAGAACTATGGTCGAGGAAGAGATTGTCCAGACACAAATTATGATGAGATATATGCATTATTGGGCCTTCTCTATTTAACTGGAGTAAAGAAAAGTCAGGATGTTGATATCTCCGAGCTTTGGACAGATGACGGTACTGGCCCTGAGTGTTTTCGTAGCACAATGTCTTATAGAAGATTTTATACATTACTGCGGGCGTTGAGGTTTGACGATCATACAGATATAAATATTCGCATGGCACAGGACAATCTGGCTCCCATTAGGAAACAGTTTGATGGTTTCGTTGAACGATGTAAGGAAAATTACCAAATTGGCTTGTACGGAACCGTTGATGAGATGTTAGAGGCCTTTAGGGGCCGCTGCAAGTTTAGAAAATATATTGCAAATAAGCCTGCAAAATATGGCATCAAAATATATGCCCTAGTTGATTCTACCACGTTTTACACATCAAATTTAGAAATATATGCCGGAAAGCAGCCCGATGGTCCATACCGTGTTGATAATAGTACCATCAGTGTTGTCAAACGAATAATAGCCCCAGTTCTTAATACAGGTCGTAACATAACGATGAACAACTATTTCACGTCCATTTCTCTGGTGAATAACCTCATACTCAACCATCGCACCACTGTAGTAGGTACTCTACGATCGAACGAAGGAGAAATTCCTTTAGAATTCGTTAAGATCAAGGAAAGACCAATTCGTAGTAGTATGTTTGCTTATTCGCAGAAGAGTGTACTGGTATCCTACATTCCTAAAAAGGGAAAAAATGTACTTCTGCTATCTTCTCTACGACATGACGACGGTGCAATCGATGAGACTACAGGAAAACctgaaataatatccttttataatGTAacaaaaggcgccgtggatgtggtcgatgaaaTGAAAaccctatattctgtttcacgggttaagTGTAGATGgccacttaccatatatttttcaatgttagaTATTGGCGGCATCAACAGTCACATTGTGTATAAagctaataataataaaacagaagaaCGTCGTGTGTTTTTAAAGGAactggctttatcgttgatgaagcCACATCTTATAAATCGTTTGACAATTCCACACTTACCTTTAAGCTTTCGGAATTCTATTGCAAAAATTGCCAAAATAACATTACCGAACTCATCGCAACCTGGACCATCGGATATTCAGTATTGTTCATTTTGCCCTCGCCGcaaaaataaaagagttaaaaaaaattgtaattcttGTCATCGACCAATTTGTCCACAGCATTCTTCTTATACTTGTGTAATGTGCGTTGCCGCAAATTATGAACATATGGATATTGATTAA